One Campylobacter sp. MIT 99-7217 genomic window, TTTTATAACGAAGCTTATCTTTTAAAAAAAGCTCTTTCATGTGTAAAGAACTCATTTTCTCAAAATGCTTTTGAAGTTTTTCAAAGCTTTTAAGCTCCTTTAGACTCATTTTAGCTTCCTTTCTTTAAGATATTTATCAAGGGCAACTGCTACCCCGCTAAGTCCTGGGTATTTTGCTAAGACCACATAAACAGGAATGGCAGCTAAGTAAGCATCAAATCTGCCCTTATCCTCAAAGCGAACCCTAAAAGGAGAGCTTTTAAAATAATCAATAAAGCGAGGTATAATGCCTCCACACAAATACACCCCTGATCTTGCCCCAAAGCTAAGGGCTAAATTTGAAGAAACCGTGCCTAAGATCGCACAAAAAATATCAAGGCTAAGACGGCACAAAGGGGATTTTCCGCTTAAAGCAAGCTCGCTTATTAGCTTTGGGGTCATCTTCATATTTACAACGCCCTCTCTTTCAGCCAAGGCTTCATAAATTAAAACAAGACCAGAGCCACTTAAAAAGCGTTCAGCTGAGACATGACCGTATTTTTTCCTAGCATATTGCCAAATCATAATCTCAGTATCATCAAAGGGGCAAAAGCTAACATGACCTCCCTCTGTTGCTAAGGCTATGTAAGAACCACTTGCACAAGGGATTAAAGCACTTACTCCAAGACCTGTTCCAGGTCCTAAAACAGCCTTTGGAGCATTTGGCTCAGGGCTTTGTCCTCCAATTTGCAAAAGCTCATTTTGAGGCATTTTTAAAATAGCATAAGCTTGGGCGGTAAAATCATTAATCAAAAGCAAGACATCAAGATGCAAGGCCTGTCTTGTGGTCTCAATAGAAAAGGCCCAGTGGTGATTAGTCATTTGTATCCAATCTCCAACAACAGGATTAGCAATGGCAAAGGCAGCAAGTTTGATCTTAGGATTGCCAACCCTTTCTAAGTAAGCCTTAACAGCATCAACGACGCTATCATAATCATTGCAATTTAAAACCTCAATATGCTCGATTAAATCAACAGAACTTTCTATGGCAAATCTAGCATTCGTCCCGCCAATGTCAGCTAAAAGCCTTGGATATAACTTATCTTGAGAAATAGACATAAAGTTGAACCTTTTTTGAATGAAGTATTAAGGATATGGGTAAGCTTTCATCTTCTTTTAAAAGAGCCTTTTCAAGGGTTTTTATTTTTTCTTCCCCACTTATAAATAAAAAGAGTTTTTTACAGGCTTCAAGGGCTTTTAGGCTCATTGAAAGCCTTTTAAAAGGAGCTTTTTTAGGACTTAAAAAAACTATGTTTTGCTCACTTTTAATGGCTTTTTGAAATTCTGGCGCGTCAAAAAATAAAGAAGCACTATGACCATCACTTCCCATTCCAAGCAGGGCAAAATCAGGCTGAATAAATTTAGAATTTGCAAAATGTAAGAGCTTATTTTCATCCACTTCATCAAAATTTGCTAAATTTTCAAGCAAGGGAGTGAAATTTGGCTTTGAAAGAGCGTCTTTGAAAAAATAACTTTTGAGTAAATTTTCATTGCTGTTTTCACTATCCTTTGGGGTAATTCTTTCATCTACCAAGCTAAAATGCACTTTTTGCCATTCTAAATTTTCTTTTTGAAAAAATTCAAAAAAGCTTATGGGAGAACGCCCACCTGAAAGAGCTAAACGCACAAGAGCTTGCTTTTGTAACTTTTCTTTAAGCAAAGCACTTAGCGTTTTTGAAAGCTCTTTAGCGCTTGTTTGATTATCCTTAAATTCTAGTAGTTTAAACACAAAACCTCTTTAAATTTGAACTTCTTTCAGTATAACAAAAATAAGAAAAAA contains:
- a CDS encoding glucokinase, which gives rise to MSQDKLYPRLLADIGGTNARFAIESSVDLIEHIEVLNCNDYDSVVDAVKAYLERVGNPKIKLAAFAIANPVVGDWIQMTNHHWAFSIETTRQALHLDVLLLINDFTAQAYAILKMPQNELLQIGGQSPEPNAPKAVLGPGTGLGVSALIPCASGSYIALATEGGHVSFCPFDDTEIMIWQYARKKYGHVSAERFLSGSGLVLIYEALAEREGVVNMKMTPKLISELALSGKSPLCRLSLDIFCAILGTVSSNLALSFGARSGVYLCGGIIPRFIDYFKSSPFRVRFEDKGRFDAYLAAIPVYVVLAKYPGLSGVAVALDKYLKERKLK
- the pgl gene encoding 6-phosphogluconolactonase, with amino-acid sequence MFKLLEFKDNQTSAKELSKTLSALLKEKLQKQALVRLALSGGRSPISFFEFFQKENLEWQKVHFSLVDERITPKDSENSNENLLKSYFFKDALSKPNFTPLLENLANFDEVDENKLLHFANSKFIQPDFALLGMGSDGHSASLFFDAPEFQKAIKSEQNIVFLSPKKAPFKRLSMSLKALEACKKLFLFISGEEKIKTLEKALLKEDESLPISLILHSKKVQLYVYFSR